A single genomic interval of Sulfurovum sp. TSL6 harbors:
- a CDS encoding acetolactate synthase large subunit, producing MQMSGAQMVCEAIIAEGVKTVFGYPGGAIMHVYDEIYKQEGFEHVLNRHEQASVHAADGYARATGEVGVAMVTSGPGFTNAVTGLATAYMDSIPMVVISGQVPLALIGTDGFQEIDAVGISRPCTKHNFLVRSLEELPRLLKEAFYIARSGRPGPVLIDIPKDITVDIGEFVYPDSVDIPTYKPTYKGNKRQIDKAVEAIKKAKKPLLYIGGGVVLSNASDLVRELAVKTQIPAVETLMARGVLGAKNPLLLGMLGMHGNYASNMAMSETDLVISLGARFDDRVTGKLSEFAKYADIIHVDIDAANIGKLVDVDYPIVGDVTEVLEAMLPLLDGIDTDRFQAWREILNRYDELHPQSYVDSDEVIKPQWAIERIGELVGENAIITSDVGQHQMWAAQHYPFDRPRQWINSGGLGTMGFGFPAALGAKRAFPDKTVINVTGDGSILMNMQELVTAAEYKIPVINLILNNHFLGMVRQWQTFFYEKRYSETDLTFQPNWKALAEACGGIGYDVTTKEEFDAAIKDAIEQDKVCFMNVAVNRFEDVLPMVPAGGALFNMMLPQKGEK from the coding sequence ATGCAGATGAGTGGTGCACAAATGGTGTGTGAAGCGATTATCGCCGAGGGTGTTAAGACCGTATTTGGTTACCCTGGCGGGGCTATCATGCACGTTTATGATGAAATTTACAAACAAGAGGGGTTTGAGCATGTCTTGAACCGTCACGAACAAGCGTCTGTTCACGCAGCAGATGGTTATGCAAGAGCTACGGGTGAAGTAGGTGTTGCGATGGTTACAAGTGGACCAGGATTTACAAACGCAGTCACTGGACTGGCTACAGCTTATATGGATTCAATTCCTATGGTCGTTATCTCTGGACAGGTGCCTTTAGCGCTTATCGGTACAGATGGATTTCAAGAGATAGATGCTGTAGGTATATCCAGACCCTGTACAAAACATAACTTTTTGGTACGTTCGCTAGAAGAACTTCCTCGTTTATTGAAAGAAGCATTTTATATCGCGCGTTCTGGAAGACCGGGACCGGTACTTATCGACATTCCTAAAGATATCACTGTAGATATCGGTGAGTTTGTCTATCCTGATTCTGTAGACATCCCTACGTATAAGCCGACATACAAAGGAAATAAAAGACAGATAGACAAAGCGGTCGAAGCGATAAAAAAAGCAAAGAAACCTTTACTTTATATCGGTGGTGGTGTTGTGCTTTCAAATGCAAGTGATCTTGTACGTGAATTAGCAGTAAAAACACAGATACCAGCAGTTGAAACATTGATGGCGAGAGGTGTATTGGGTGCAAAGAATCCATTACTTCTTGGTATGTTGGGAATGCATGGAAACTATGCATCCAATATGGCAATGTCAGAGACAGACCTGGTTATCTCTTTGGGTGCCAGATTTGATGACAGGGTTACAGGTAAACTTTCTGAGTTTGCCAAATATGCGGATATCATTCATGTAGATATTGATGCTGCGAATATTGGTAAACTTGTTGATGTTGATTATCCTATCGTAGGTGATGTAACGGAGGTACTTGAAGCGATGTTACCGCTTCTTGATGGTATAGATACAGACAGATTCCAGGCATGGAGAGAGATATTGAATCGTTATGATGAGCTTCACCCTCAATCCTATGTAGACTCTGATGAGGTTATCAAGCCGCAATGGGCCATAGAACGTATCGGTGAACTGGTAGGTGAAAATGCCATCATTACTTCAGATGTGGGTCAGCATCAAATGTGGGCAGCACAGCATTATCCGTTTGACAGACCACGCCAATGGATCAATTCGGGTGGATTGGGAACAATGGGCTTTGGTTTTCCTGCAGCACTGGGTGCTAAAAGAGCCTTCCCGGATAAAACCGTTATCAATGTTACAGGAGACGGTTCGATCCTGATGAATATGCAAGAACTTGTAACCGCGGCTGAGTATAAAATACCCGTCATCAACCTTATACTCAATAACCACTTCCTGGGGATGGTTAGACAGTGGCAAACGTTCTTCTATGAGAAACGCTACTCTGAGACAGACTTGACATTCCAACCAAATTGGAAAGCCTTGGCTGAGGCATGTGGTGGAATAGGGTATGACGTTACCACTAAAGAAGAGTTTGATGCGGCTATCAAAGATGCTATAGAACAAGATAAGGTATGTTTTATGAATGTTGCCGTGAACCGTTTTGAAGATGTACTTCCTATGGTACCTGCCGGCGGTGCACTCTTTAACATGATGTTACCGCAAAAAGGAGAGAAATAA
- a CDS encoding phosphatase, with the protein MIAIDLGSNTLRVLEYDCTTGSQIAEYEKTVKTADGLVQYGVINNDAVKRVISAIQEAQEQIDFSSSLVRAVTTEAVRRAVNSDEVLSQIKKETGVTFEIISGEEEARLTLLAVKHRLLTLQHTSDSFVLIDIGGGSTELIFHYEKETVSKSFPLGIVTIAQTHETLENIEKVLHKEMAEMQIFCDQLYKRKGKVNTFVATAGTPTTVAAMKLGQNYETYDASKINGTSLEIGELDFYLKKLLSMPFEEREIAVGTGRSDLIAAGILIYKQLFILLGFKSCVVIDDGLREGVAIEACGNETH; encoded by the coding sequence ATGATAGCGATAGATCTAGGTTCAAATACTTTACGTGTCTTAGAGTATGACTGCACAACAGGTTCACAGATAGCAGAGTATGAAAAGACCGTTAAAACAGCAGATGGTTTAGTGCAGTATGGGGTTATCAATAATGACGCTGTAAAGAGGGTCATCTCAGCGATACAAGAAGCACAAGAGCAGATAGATTTTTCCTCTTCACTAGTGAGGGCGGTGACAACTGAAGCTGTACGCAGAGCAGTGAATTCAGATGAAGTCCTTTCTCAGATCAAAAAAGAGACAGGTGTGACTTTTGAGATCATCTCTGGAGAAGAAGAAGCAAGACTTACCTTACTCGCTGTGAAGCATAGACTCCTAACACTGCAACATACTTCGGATAGTTTTGTACTTATAGACATAGGCGGGGGCTCTACTGAACTTATCTTTCATTATGAAAAGGAAACAGTTTCTAAAAGTTTTCCCTTGGGGATAGTGACCATTGCCCAAACCCATGAAACACTGGAGAACATAGAAAAAGTACTTCATAAAGAGATGGCTGAGATGCAAATATTTTGTGACCAACTCTATAAGAGAAAAGGTAAAGTAAATACCTTTGTGGCCACAGCTGGAACCCCTACGACTGTAGCAGCTATGAAACTTGGACAAAACTACGAAACCTACGATGCATCGAAGATAAACGGTACTTCTCTTGAAATAGGTGAGTTAGATTTTTACTTAAAAAAATTACTCTCCATGCCATTTGAAGAGAGAGAAATCGCTGTGGGTACGGGACGTTCTGACCTTATCGCTGCAGGTATACTTATCTATAAACAACTTTTTATATTGTTGGGATTTAAAAGTTGTGTAGTGATCGATGATGGCTTACGTGAGGGTGTTGCGATAGAAGCTTGCGGGAATGAGACCCATTAA
- the ilvA gene encoding threonine ammonia-lyase: protein MLDLKSIEKAYERVSDVVHRTPFSYAPILSQMSGYEVYLKKENLQRTGAFKLRGAFNKIASLIEAGDRGGVVASSAGNHAQGVAFSAKHFGIEATIVMPESTPLTKVMGVKEFGANVILYGSNYDEAYAYAVKFGEENNYTFVHPFEDDEVMSGQGTVTLEMFEDIDDLDAMVVCVGGGGLISGMSVASKALNPECKIIGISAEGAPAMKQSYDAKTPIDTTSVRTIADGIAVRDTSPITLGYILDNVDVFETVGEDEIAAAILFLLEKQKVLVEGAGAVGVAALLHGKIDLPKGSKVAIVLSGGNIDVTMLSLIIEKGLMKSARKMKLLVTLVDKPGALQSFTEILTQIGANIVQIGYDRTSIDLEFGDAHVSVSLETKGVEHQEEIRAQLKEGGFSFKEEH, encoded by the coding sequence ATGTTAGACTTAAAAAGTATAGAGAAAGCCTATGAAAGAGTATCGGATGTTGTGCATCGTACACCCTTTTCCTATGCCCCTATTTTAAGCCAGATGAGTGGCTATGAAGTGTACCTTAAAAAAGAGAACCTTCAACGTACCGGTGCATTTAAACTCAGAGGGGCTTTTAATAAAATTGCTTCTCTGATAGAAGCGGGTGACAGAGGTGGAGTTGTCGCTTCATCTGCGGGTAATCATGCACAGGGGGTAGCTTTTTCAGCAAAACATTTTGGTATCGAAGCAACCATTGTAATGCCAGAATCAACACCGCTTACGAAAGTTATGGGTGTGAAAGAGTTTGGTGCCAATGTGATACTATATGGATCTAACTATGATGAAGCCTATGCCTATGCCGTGAAATTCGGGGAAGAAAACAATTATACATTTGTACACCCTTTTGAAGATGATGAAGTCATGTCAGGTCAAGGTACTGTAACCCTTGAAATGTTTGAAGATATCGATGATCTTGATGCTATGGTTGTATGCGTAGGTGGAGGAGGACTGATCTCGGGTATGTCTGTAGCCAGTAAAGCCTTGAATCCTGAGTGTAAGATCATAGGTATTTCAGCAGAAGGCGCACCTGCAATGAAACAGTCTTACGATGCAAAAACACCTATCGATACAACTTCGGTGAGAACCATAGCAGACGGTATAGCAGTGCGAGATACTTCACCGATCACCTTAGGGTATATTTTAGATAACGTGGATGTATTTGAGACAGTGGGTGAAGATGAGATCGCTGCAGCTATACTCTTTTTGCTGGAAAAACAAAAAGTATTGGTAGAGGGGGCAGGTGCTGTAGGTGTTGCTGCACTTTTACATGGGAAGATAGACTTACCTAAAGGTTCAAAAGTAGCTATAGTACTGAGTGGAGGAAATATAGATGTGACGATGCTTTCGCTTATCATTGAAAAGGGGCTTATGAAGTCTGCACGTAAGATGAAACTTCTTGTCACACTGGTAGATAAACCAGGTGCCCTACAGTCATTTACCGAGATACTTACCCAAATAGGTGCAAACATTGTACAGATAGGGTATGATAGAACTTCTATAGATCTGGAGTTTGGTGATGCTCATGTCTCTGTATCTTTGGAGACCAAGGGTGTGGAGCATCAGGAAGAGATAAGAGCACAACTCAAAGAGGGCGGATTTTCTTTTAAAGAAGAGCATTAA
- a CDS encoding CoA-binding protein: MECEMPRVNSNREEMKEIFESVKTIAILGLSPDESKASNMVARYLKNAGYKIVPVYPKEEKILGEKVYRSLEEIPFEIDMVNIFRKPAAFDAIADACIKRGDIKVFWGQLGLVNNAAAQKAKDAGMKVVQNYCSKIEHQALIA; encoded by the coding sequence ATGGAATGTGAAATGCCACGCGTCAACTCTAACCGTGAAGAGATGAAAGAAATATTTGAAAGTGTCAAGACAATCGCAATACTTGGTCTTTCACCGGATGAAAGCAAAGCAAGCAATATGGTTGCAAGATATCTTAAAAATGCAGGGTATAAAATAGTCCCGGTGTACCCTAAAGAAGAGAAAATATTAGGAGAGAAAGTATACCGTTCACTTGAAGAGATCCCTTTCGAGATCGATATGGTGAATATCTTTAGAAAACCCGCTGCATTTGATGCTATTGCAGATGCTTGTATTAAAAGAGGTGACATCAAAGTATTTTGGGGGCAACTCGGACTGGTGAATAATGCAGCAGCACAAAAAGCTAAAGATGCAGGTATGAAAGTGGTACAGAATTACTGTTCTAAAATTGAACATCAAGCCTTAATAGCATAA
- a CDS encoding toxin-antitoxin system YwqK family antitoxin — protein sequence MKKILSITLTLLGTATLHAELFTDHFENGVVKTKIEYIKGTRTETTEGVKDGLEKVYYNTGQLAFEVNNVKGLRDGPLNWYDRDGNHLEVIHYQKGKRHGMNKVFFADGTLRIEVNYINDHKEGPEKYYFSTGQLASEVIFKNGQKEGLQKEYNEDGTLNNDVMYTHGYKEGNKRWYDKNGKVIRTELYKMDRPINVMKKTQAKKPDATIEALHGLDFNPNNRKVQ from the coding sequence ATGAAAAAAATACTTTCAATCACACTGACCTTACTTGGTACAGCTACACTACATGCAGAACTTTTTACAGATCATTTTGAAAATGGTGTAGTCAAAACAAAAATAGAATATATAAAAGGTACAAGAACAGAGACTACAGAAGGTGTCAAAGATGGACTTGAAAAAGTCTATTATAACACTGGTCAACTGGCATTTGAAGTAAACAATGTTAAAGGATTAAGAGATGGTCCGCTCAACTGGTATGACAGAGATGGAAATCATCTTGAAGTGATCCATTATCAAAAAGGTAAACGTCATGGTATGAATAAGGTATTCTTTGCTGACGGTACACTACGTATAGAAGTCAATTATATCAATGATCATAAAGAGGGTCCTGAGAAATACTATTTCAGTACAGGGCAACTTGCCTCTGAGGTCATTTTTAAAAATGGTCAAAAGGAAGGATTACAAAAAGAGTATAATGAAGACGGGACACTTAACAATGATGTGATGTACACGCATGGATATAAAGAGGGTAATAAGCGATGGTATGACAAAAATGGAAAAGTGATCAGAACAGAACTCTATAAAATGGACAGACCTATTAATGTGATGAAAAAAACACAGGCTAAAAAACCGGATGCGACCATAGAAGCACTTCATGGTTTAGATTTTAATCCTAACAATAGAAAAGTGCAATAG
- a CDS encoding lipid-A-disaccharide synthase N-terminal domain-containing protein — protein sequence MSSGWLSYGLFVYVIGFSAQILFSARLLVQWIQSEKVKKVLTPELFWELSLMASFLLFVYGWLRDDFAIMLGQSITYFIYIRNMQLQGSWRKIPYFLQIFLWIFPALIVLYAYNNNQIDMHRLFKNEDIPLFLLLWGSIGQILFTFRFVYQWIYSERMKQSHLPFGFWMLSLTGSLMILSYAIFRKDPVLLLGQLFGFIIYTRNIILGLKKES from the coding sequence ATGAGTAGTGGATGGCTCTCGTATGGACTGTTTGTCTATGTTATAGGATTCAGTGCACAAATTCTTTTTTCGGCACGTCTTCTTGTACAATGGATACAGTCAGAAAAAGTGAAAAAAGTACTCACCCCGGAACTCTTTTGGGAATTGAGCCTTATGGCCTCTTTTTTACTCTTTGTATATGGGTGGTTACGTGATGACTTTGCTATCATGTTGGGGCAATCCATCACTTATTTTATCTATATAAGAAATATGCAGCTTCAAGGCTCTTGGAGAAAGATCCCCTATTTTTTACAAATCTTTTTATGGATTTTCCCTGCACTGATCGTTCTTTATGCCTACAACAATAACCAGATCGATATGCACCGTCTCTTTAAAAATGAGGATATTCCTTTATTTCTTTTACTTTGGGGGAGCATCGGGCAAATTCTTTTTACCTTTAGATTTGTCTATCAATGGATCTACTCTGAAAGGATGAAACAATCCCATTTACCCTTTGGTTTTTGGATGTTAAGTCTGACAGGTTCACTCATGATATTGAGTTATGCCATTTTCAGAAAGGATCCTGTTTTGCTTTTGGGACAACTTTTTGGATTTATCATTTATACCCGTAATATTATACTAGGACTTAAAAAAGAGTCATAA
- a CDS encoding glycosyltransferase, with translation MKDNYKMSIIVPVYNEVDNLDRIEATFTDYFAQSQTKSKVIFVDDGSTDGSFEKMIEICKKDNFSYIKFDKNYGLSTAIKAGIDVCDTELVGYIDADLQTTPYDFDLLLEEIDQYEAVIGFRGKRKDTLSKKVQSSFANSIRRALIDDGVIDTGCPLKIIKADVAKKIPFFDGMHRFIPALIKLQGGQIQQKSVQHFERTAGVSKFNIFNRSIKPLQDAFAYRWMKSRYITYKVEESNPGA, from the coding sequence ATGAAAGATAATTATAAAATGAGTATCATTGTACCTGTCTACAATGAGGTTGATAACCTTGATAGGATAGAGGCAACTTTTACAGATTATTTTGCTCAAAGTCAGACTAAGAGTAAAGTGATATTTGTGGATGACGGCTCTACTGATGGTAGTTTTGAGAAAATGATAGAAATTTGTAAAAAAGATAATTTCAGCTATATAAAATTTGATAAAAACTATGGATTGAGTACGGCTATCAAAGCAGGCATTGATGTTTGCGATACAGAGCTTGTTGGGTATATCGATGCAGATCTGCAAACCACACCATATGACTTTGATCTACTACTTGAAGAGATAGACCAGTATGAAGCAGTCATTGGATTTAGAGGGAAACGAAAAGACACTTTAAGTAAAAAAGTACAATCCTCTTTTGCCAACTCTATTAGACGTGCTTTGATAGATGATGGCGTGATCGATACGGGATGTCCTCTAAAGATCATTAAAGCAGATGTGGCAAAAAAAATACCTTTTTTTGACGGAATGCACCGTTTTATTCCTGCACTGATCAAACTTCAAGGTGGCCAGATACAGCAAAAAAGCGTTCAACATTTTGAACGCACTGCAGGGGTATCAAAGTTTAATATCTTTAATCGTTCCATCAAACCGCTTCAAGATGCTTTTGCCTACCGCTGGATGAAAAGTAGATATATTACCTATAAAGTTGAAGAGAGTAACCCTGGTGCATGA
- a CDS encoding glycosyltransferase family 39 protein, with the protein MMKHLSIPFLILILIAAIGIYFRPIWIIDETRYLSVAWEMWDKGSFLVPLLNGEPYHHKPPFIFWLVHLNWSLLGVNETNIRFIPMLFGFGTLVLAYKLYLTLWKEDIQGAKNTLLILAGTLIFTFYNSLFMFDIILTFWVFLGVFGIVQAVQKQTFIPFVLIALSFGFGVLTKGPVILVHLLPLLLLASYWSSEKVDKRIYFKFLLAFLGGVAIALFWAIPAGIAGGEAYQHAIFWGQTADRMVNSFAHQRAIWWYLALLPLLLFPWSFHKAFYTSLKKKAFDDGLKMLLVWMLSALLIFSFISGKQVHYILPEIAAFSLFCARVLTTTAPSIKNYTKSIGYTYLFFAIVFAIVPFVVPKSVKFPLDSTAFLLSAFLLFALGIYLLKKTFMTQNHAIKAMALSIIVAVFAVHFSIHNFLTAQDISRFSQEISSLQQKGIVVAHDKKYHGQFHFLGRLHDPIIVLTGKEKINKFIRNHPDGMIITYRRKKNMHKINQKLITDKTSFKGKYAILIKAELYNKLNRAP; encoded by the coding sequence ATGATGAAACATCTCTCTATCCCCTTTTTAATACTTATTCTGATCGCAGCTATTGGCATTTATTTTCGTCCTATTTGGATCATTGATGAAACACGTTATCTAAGTGTTGCATGGGAAATGTGGGATAAAGGCTCCTTTTTGGTTCCACTGCTCAATGGTGAGCCTTACCACCACAAACCTCCATTTATATTTTGGTTAGTGCATTTAAACTGGTCACTTTTGGGTGTGAATGAAACCAATATACGTTTTATTCCTATGCTCTTTGGTTTCGGGACACTCGTACTGGCTTATAAACTCTATCTTACCTTGTGGAAAGAAGATATTCAAGGTGCCAAAAATACTCTCCTGATCCTGGCAGGTACCTTGATATTTACTTTTTATAATTCACTTTTTATGTTTGATATCATACTGACTTTTTGGGTGTTTTTGGGTGTTTTTGGTATCGTACAGGCTGTACAAAAACAGACGTTTATTCCATTTGTCCTCATCGCACTTTCATTTGGCTTTGGTGTACTCACCAAAGGGCCGGTCATTTTAGTGCACCTTCTTCCACTCTTACTACTCGCCTCTTATTGGAGTTCTGAAAAAGTAGATAAACGTATTTATTTTAAATTTTTATTGGCATTTTTAGGGGGTGTTGCCATTGCACTTTTTTGGGCGATTCCCGCAGGTATTGCCGGTGGTGAAGCGTATCAACATGCTATCTTTTGGGGGCAGACAGCGGATAGAATGGTAAACTCTTTTGCGCATCAAAGAGCCATTTGGTGGTATCTTGCTCTTTTGCCATTATTACTTTTTCCATGGTCATTCCATAAAGCATTTTATACGTCACTTAAAAAGAAAGCTTTTGATGATGGGTTGAAAATGCTGTTAGTTTGGATGCTCTCTGCACTGCTTATTTTTTCATTTATCAGTGGTAAGCAAGTACATTATATCTTGCCTGAAATTGCTGCGTTTTCCCTCTTTTGTGCAAGAGTTCTAACCACTACTGCTCCTAGCATAAAAAACTATACAAAGTCCATAGGATATACCTATCTTTTCTTTGCAATAGTATTTGCTATTGTCCCTTTTGTTGTACCTAAATCAGTCAAGTTTCCTCTTGACAGCACTGCTTTTTTACTCTCTGCATTTTTACTTTTTGCTCTTGGTATCTATCTTTTAAAAAAGACATTTATGACACAAAACCATGCCATAAAGGCCATGGCATTAAGTATTATAGTAGCTGTTTTTGCAGTACATTTTTCAATTCACAATTTTTTAACAGCACAAGACATTTCTAGATTTTCACAGGAAATATCATCTTTGCAACAAAAAGGTATAGTAGTAGCACATGATAAAAAATACCATGGTCAATTTCATTTCTTAGGAAGACTCCATGATCCTATCATAGTCTTAACAGGTAAAGAAAAAATCAATAAGTTTATACGAAACCATCCTGATGGAATGATCATTACGTATCGCAGGAAAAAGAATATGCATAAGATCAATCAAAAACTTATTACTGACAAGACAAGCTTCAAAGGGAAATACGCCATCCTCATCAAAGCTGAGCTTTACAACAAACTAAATCGTGCACCTTGA
- the trmA gene encoding tRNA (uridine(54)-C5)-methyltransferase TrmA gives MNCKHFGSCGSCGLYEIGYEEQLKQKEERVSGLLAPFYQGDLEVFDSPNDHYRARAEFRIWHEGDRCDYAMGKMQRDGVKNKGAINIEECPKVIKPIEKRMWKLLEKINASTAVLKQRLFAVEFLATTTDECLVTMLYHRKLDDIWSAEAKELEAELNCKIMGRSRKQKVILSDEFVTEKLEIDGKTFSYVQYESGFTQPNPTVNVKMIEWAIKQAKTVGGGDFLESYCGLGNFTLPLSHYFDKVLATEISKRSIHAALENCALNSIENITFARLASEEMTEALNGAREFSRLKEIDLESYNFSTVLVDPPRAGLDEGTIELISKIENIIYISCNPETLARDLETLVQTHDVVEAAMFDQFPHTEHVESGVFLQKK, from the coding sequence TTGAACTGTAAACATTTTGGAAGTTGTGGCTCCTGTGGCCTCTATGAGATAGGGTATGAGGAACAATTAAAACAAAAAGAGGAGAGGGTTTCCGGACTTTTGGCTCCTTTTTATCAGGGAGACTTGGAAGTTTTTGATTCTCCTAACGATCATTATAGAGCCAGAGCAGAGTTTCGCATTTGGCATGAGGGTGACAGATGTGATTATGCGATGGGAAAGATGCAAAGAGATGGTGTAAAGAATAAAGGTGCCATTAATATAGAAGAGTGTCCTAAAGTTATAAAACCTATAGAAAAGCGTATGTGGAAGTTACTTGAAAAGATCAATGCATCTACAGCAGTGTTAAAACAACGTCTTTTTGCCGTGGAGTTTTTGGCAACAACTACCGATGAGTGTCTTGTCACTATGTTGTACCATAGAAAACTCGATGATATTTGGAGTGCTGAGGCAAAAGAGCTTGAAGCAGAACTGAACTGTAAGATTATGGGACGAAGCCGTAAACAAAAAGTGATTCTTTCGGATGAATTTGTCACAGAGAAGTTGGAGATTGATGGAAAAACATTTTCCTATGTTCAATATGAAAGCGGGTTTACACAGCCAAATCCTACAGTCAATGTTAAGATGATAGAATGGGCGATCAAGCAAGCCAAAACTGTAGGGGGCGGTGATTTTTTAGAGAGTTACTGTGGTCTGGGGAATTTTACCTTGCCTCTCTCTCATTACTTTGATAAAGTGTTGGCTACAGAGATCAGTAAACGCTCTATTCATGCAGCACTTGAGAATTGTGCGCTGAATAGTATTGAAAATATTACTTTTGCAAGACTGGCATCTGAAGAGATGACAGAGGCTTTGAATGGTGCAAGAGAGTTTTCCAGGCTCAAAGAGATAGATCTGGAAAGCTACAATTTCAGTACGGTATTGGTAGATCCGCCAAGAGCCGGATTGGATGAGGGAACTATAGAACTTATTTCAAAAATAGAAAATATTATCTATATTTCATGTAACCCTGAAACACTTGCAAGAGATCTTGAAACACTGGTCCAGACACATGATGTTGTTGAAGCAGCAATGTTTGATCAGTTCCCACATACGGAGCATGTAGAGAGTGGCGTATTTCTGCAGAAGAAATAA
- the glmU gene encoding bifunctional UDP-N-acetylglucosamine diphosphorylase/glucosamine-1-phosphate N-acetyltransferase GlmU: protein MSISVVILAAGQGTRMKSTTPKVLHEISGKSMLFHAIDAAQQISDDITVVLYHQAARIQEAIEAHYSGIHFHIQDAVQFPGTGGAMKGVKVTHSKALILNGDMPLVTMSALKSLMQGDADINMSVIKLDNPTGYGRVVISQGNVVEIVEEKDCIPAQKEIQTVNAGVYCVKKELLESYIPLLSNENAQKEYYLTDIIKMAVDEGKIVHPVIVEEEEFKGVNSKLDLAHAEEILQRRIKSEWMKAGISMRLPETIYIDSRATFEGECILENGVSIQGSSHIIASHIKTHSVIEDAYIENSDVGPMGRVRPHSKLIDTHIGNFVEVKKSTLTGVKAGHLSYMGDATIDEGTNIGAGVITCNYDGKNKYQTKIGKNVFVGSDTQLVAPVTIEDDVMIAAGSTINKNVAQGELAISRAPLRTVKNFFYKFFGDK, encoded by the coding sequence ATGTCTATAAGTGTTGTTATACTCGCAGCAGGTCAAGGTACAAGAATGAAGTCCACTACCCCAAAGGTACTTCATGAAATCTCCGGAAAGTCTATGCTCTTTCATGCTATAGATGCAGCGCAGCAGATCTCTGATGATATCACCGTGGTACTCTACCATCAGGCAGCACGTATTCAAGAAGCTATAGAGGCTCACTATAGCGGCATACATTTCCACATACAAGACGCCGTACAGTTTCCAGGTACAGGTGGGGCTATGAAAGGTGTCAAGGTTACACACTCTAAAGCATTGATACTCAATGGTGATATGCCGCTTGTCACGATGTCTGCACTTAAATCACTGATGCAGGGAGATGCGGATATCAACATGTCTGTCATCAAACTGGACAATCCTACTGGTTATGGACGTGTGGTTATCAGCCAAGGAAATGTCGTAGAGATCGTGGAAGAAAAGGACTGCATTCCTGCACAAAAAGAGATACAGACTGTCAATGCAGGTGTCTACTGCGTCAAAAAAGAATTACTGGAAAGTTACATCCCTCTTCTCAGTAACGAAAATGCACAAAAAGAATACTACCTCACAGATATTATCAAGATGGCAGTAGACGAAGGGAAAATCGTACATCCGGTCATTGTGGAAGAAGAAGAATTTAAAGGGGTGAACTCCAAGCTTGACCTTGCACATGCAGAAGAGATACTTCAAAGACGTATCAAAAGTGAGTGGATGAAAGCCGGTATCTCTATGCGTTTACCAGAGACCATTTACATTGATTCACGAGCCACTTTTGAAGGTGAATGTATATTGGAGAATGGTGTGAGCATCCAGGGTAGTTCTCATATCATTGCTTCACACATTAAAACACACTCTGTCATAGAAGATGCGTATATAGAGAATTCTGATGTAGGTCCTATGGGAAGAGTAAGACCACATTCGAAACTCATCGACACACATATCGGCAACTTTGTTGAAGTGAAGAAATCCACACTGACAGGGGTCAAAGCCGGGCACCTCTCTTATATGGGAGATGCAACCATAGATGAAGGTACGAACATTGGGGCAGGTGTCATTACCTGTAATTACGATGGAAAAAACAAATACCAGACCAAGATCGGTAAAAATGTCTTTGTAGGTTCTGATACACAACTGGTTGCACCTGTAACCATAGAAGATGATGTGATGATAGCAGCTGGAAGTACCATCAACAAAAACGTGGCACAAGGTGAGCTTGCTATATCAAGAGCACCTTTGAGAACAGTTAAAAATTTCTTTTATAAATTTTTTGGGGACAAATAA